CACGCCAGCACATCGCCACTGTCGCGCATACCGGTCGTCAATGCCACGCGCCCCGCATCAGACAGGCCGTTCAGGCACACCGCCATCGCAAAGGCACCAGCCTGCGCATCGCTGACCGCACCAGTCGCCAAACCATTGGTGAACCAAGCAAGTTCTTCTGGCGCAGGGGTTTGTTTGCGGCGCACCTTCGCAATGATCGCACGGGCATCCATAACTTACGTCCGCGTCATGTAATCAACGTCGAATGATCCGGGCAGCAGTTGGCCGACGGTTGTCACCTCTTGCGGGCCATCGGTCGTTAACATTGTCACAACCGCATCACCACCAGCAAATTCAGCCAGTTTTTGACGGCAGCCGCCGCACGGCGTGACAGGTTTGGGACTATCGGCAATCACGGCGACTTCGACAATGTCGCGTTCGCCTGCGGCGACCATCGCGGCAATCGCACCAGCCTCTGCACAAGTGCCTTCGGGATAGGCCACGTTTTCGACATTGCAGCCGACATAGATATTGCCAGCAGCCGTTTTCACAGCCGCGCCGACTTTAAAATTCGAATAGGGGGCGTGGGCGTTTTCGCGCACAGCACGGGCGGCATCGGTCAATAACATACAAGGCTCCTGTCGTTTGATCGGATCAATGTGACGAAGCGCGCGGGGCGATGCAAGTCAGAGTTGGGTGCGGAAATCACCGCGCAGCGCAACTTCCAACAACTCCAGATCGTCGCTCGGCGCGCTATACCGTGTGCGCATCCCCGGCGGGATCACAAAGGCATCACCAGCGACCAACGTATGCGGGGCCTGACCATCGCCTTCCAACACGAATTCACCCTGCATAACAAAGGTAAAATGGATGTCAGCATCATGTGCAGCCCAAACCGGATCGCCCTGCCCGCGCCGGATCACTTGCACACCTGCGACGTCCTTGGTGTTTTTCGCAATCGTCGTGTCGCGCGCAATGAACCCCGGCAGCCGCGCGTCCACCCACGTGGCACCTTCCGCGACGTTATGCACAAAACGCTGGCCGTCCCATTCACGATCACGGTTCACAACCGCAGTAGGCAAGGTCATCTCGTGATCGATTTCTGTCACGTGCTCTGCTGGCACTCCGATCTCGATCACTTCGATACCGTCAGACGCCTCTAGCACGCGATGCCGGATTTCGGGCGGTTG
The Rhodobacteraceae bacterium S2214 genome window above contains:
- a CDS encoding cytidine deaminase, which translates into the protein MLLTDAARAVRENAHAPYSNFKVGAAVKTAAGNIYVGCNVENVAYPEGTCAEAGAIAAMVAAGERDIVEVAVIADSPKPVTPCGGCRQKLAEFAGGDAVVTMLTTDGPQEVTTVGQLLPGSFDVDYMTRT